A genomic stretch from Gorilla gorilla gorilla isolate KB3781 chromosome 20, NHGRI_mGorGor1-v2.1_pri, whole genome shotgun sequence includes:
- the LGI4 gene encoding leucine-rich repeat LGI family member 4 isoform X2, with protein sequence MGGAGILLLLLAGAGVVVAWRPPKGKCPLRCSCSKDSALCEGSPDLPVSFSPTLLSLSLVRTGVTQLKAGSFLRIPSLHLLLFTSNSFSVIEDDAFAGLSHLQYLFIEDNEIGSISKNALRGLRSLTHLSLANNHLETLPRFLFRGLDTLTHWMPTVNASVGTGACAGPAALSHVQLHHLDPKTFKCRAIELSWFQTVGESALSVEPFSYQGEPHIVLAQPFAGRCLILSWDYSLQRFRPEEELPAASVVSCKPLVLGPSLFVLAARLWGGSQLWARPSPGLRLAPTQTLAPRRLLRPNDAELLWLEGQPCFVVADASKAGSTTLLCRDGPGFYPHQSLHAWHRDTDAEALELDGRPHLLLASASQRPVLFHWTGGRFERRTDIPEAEDVYATRHFQAGGDVFLCLTRYIGDSMVMRWDGSMFRLLQQLPSRGAHVFQPLLIARDQLAILGSDFAFSQVLRLEPDKGLLEPLQELGPPALVAPRAFAHITMAGRRFLFAACFKGPTQIYQHHEIDLSA encoded by the exons atgggAGGGGCAGgcattctgctgctgctgctggctggggcgGGGGTGGTGGTGGCCTGGAGACCCCCAAAGGGAAAGTGTCCCCTGCGCTGCTCCTGCTCCAAAGACAGCGCCCTGTGTGAGGGCTCCCCGGACCTGCCCGTCAGCTTCTCTCCGACCCTGCTCTCACT CTCACTCGTCAGGACGGGAGTCACCCAGCTGAAGGCTGGCAGCTTCCTGAGAATTCCGTCTCTGCACCTGCT CCTCTTCACCTCCAACTCCTTCTCCGTGATTGAGGACGATGCATTTGCAGGCCTGTCCCACCTGCAGTACCT CTTCATCGAGGACAATGAGATTGGCTCCATCTCTAAGAATGCCCTCAGAGGACTTCGCTCGCTTACACACCT AAGCCTGGCCAATAACCATCTGGAGACCCTCCCCAGATTCCTGTTCCGAGGCCTGGACACCCTTACTCAC TGGATGCCCACCGTGAATGCCAGCGTGGGGACCGGCGCCTGTGCGGGCCCCGCCGCCCTGAGCCACGTGCAGCTCCACCACCTCGACCCCAAGACTTTCAAGTGCAGAGCCATAG AGCTGTCCTGGTTCCAGACGGTGGGGGAGTCGGCACTGAGCGTAGAGCCCTTCTCCTACCAAGGGGAGCCTCACATTGTGCTGGCACAGCCCTTCGCCGGCCGCTGCCTGATTCTCTCCTGGGACTACAGCCTGCAGCGCTTCCGGCCCGAGGAAGAGCTGCCCG cGGCCTCCGTGGTGTCCTGCAAGCCACTGGTGCTGGGCCCGAGCCTCTTCGTGCTGGCTGCCCGCCTGTGGGGGGGCTCACAGCTGTGGGCCCGGCCCAGTCCCGGCCTGCGCCTGGCCCCAACGCAGACCCTGGCCCCGCGGCGGCTGCTGCGGCCCAATGACGCCGAGCTCCTGTGGCTGGAAGGGCAACCCTGCTTCGTGGTGGCCGATGCCTCCAAGGCGGGCAGCACCACGCTGCTGTGCCGCGACGGGCCCGGCTTTTACCCGCACCAGAGCCTGCACGCCTGGCACCGGGACACGGACGCTGAGGCCCTGGAGCTGGACGGCCGGCCCCATCTGCTGCTGGCCTCGGCTTCCCAGCGGCCCGTGCTCTTCCACTGGACCGGTGGCCGCTTCGAGAGACGCACAGACATCCCCGAGGCCGAGGATGTCTATGCCACACGCCACTTCCAGGCTGGTGGGGACGTGTTCCTGTGCCTCACACGCTACATTGGGGACTCCATG GTCATGCGCTGGGACGGCTCCATGTTTCGTCTGCTGCAGCAACTTCCCTCTCGCGGTGCCCACGTCTTCCAGCCACTGCTCATCGCCAGGGACCAGCTGGCCATCCTAGGCAGCGACTTCGCCTTCAGCCAGGTCCTCCGCCTTGAGCCTGACAAGGGGCTCCTGGAGCCACTGCAGGAGCTGGGGCCCCCGGCCCTGGTGGCTCCCCGTGCCTTCGCCCACATCACTATGGCCGGCAGACGCTTCCTCTTTGCTGCTTGCTTTAAGGGCCCCACACAGATCTACCAGCATCACGAGATCGACCTCAGTGCCTGA
- the LGI4 gene encoding leucine-rich repeat LGI family member 4 isoform X1: MGGAGILLLLLAGAGVVVAWRPPKGKCPLRCSCSKDSALCEGSPDLPVSFSPTLLSLSLVRTGVTQLKAGSFLRIPSLHLLLFTSNSFSVIEDDAFAGLSHLQYLFIEDNEIGSISKNALRGLRSLTHLSLANNHLETLPRFLFRGLDTLTHVDLRGNPFQCDCRVLWLLQWMPTVNASVGTGACAGPAALSHVQLHHLDPKTFKCRAIELSWFQTVGESALSVEPFSYQGEPHIVLAQPFAGRCLILSWDYSLQRFRPEEELPAASVVSCKPLVLGPSLFVLAARLWGGSQLWARPSPGLRLAPTQTLAPRRLLRPNDAELLWLEGQPCFVVADASKAGSTTLLCRDGPGFYPHQSLHAWHRDTDAEALELDGRPHLLLASASQRPVLFHWTGGRFERRTDIPEAEDVYATRHFQAGGDVFLCLTRYIGDSMVMRWDGSMFRLLQQLPSRGAHVFQPLLIARDQLAILGSDFAFSQVLRLEPDKGLLEPLQELGPPALVAPRAFAHITMAGRRFLFAACFKGPTQIYQHHEIDLSA; this comes from the exons atgggAGGGGCAGgcattctgctgctgctgctggctggggcgGGGGTGGTGGTGGCCTGGAGACCCCCAAAGGGAAAGTGTCCCCTGCGCTGCTCCTGCTCCAAAGACAGCGCCCTGTGTGAGGGCTCCCCGGACCTGCCCGTCAGCTTCTCTCCGACCCTGCTCTCACT CTCACTCGTCAGGACGGGAGTCACCCAGCTGAAGGCTGGCAGCTTCCTGAGAATTCCGTCTCTGCACCTGCT CCTCTTCACCTCCAACTCCTTCTCCGTGATTGAGGACGATGCATTTGCAGGCCTGTCCCACCTGCAGTACCT CTTCATCGAGGACAATGAGATTGGCTCCATCTCTAAGAATGCCCTCAGAGGACTTCGCTCGCTTACACACCT AAGCCTGGCCAATAACCATCTGGAGACCCTCCCCAGATTCCTGTTCCGAGGCCTGGACACCCTTACTCACGT GGACCTCCGCGGGAACCCGTTCCAGTGTGACTGCCGCGTCCTCTGGCTCCTGCAGTGGATGCCCACCGTGAATGCCAGCGTGGGGACCGGCGCCTGTGCGGGCCCCGCCGCCCTGAGCCACGTGCAGCTCCACCACCTCGACCCCAAGACTTTCAAGTGCAGAGCCATAG AGCTGTCCTGGTTCCAGACGGTGGGGGAGTCGGCACTGAGCGTAGAGCCCTTCTCCTACCAAGGGGAGCCTCACATTGTGCTGGCACAGCCCTTCGCCGGCCGCTGCCTGATTCTCTCCTGGGACTACAGCCTGCAGCGCTTCCGGCCCGAGGAAGAGCTGCCCG cGGCCTCCGTGGTGTCCTGCAAGCCACTGGTGCTGGGCCCGAGCCTCTTCGTGCTGGCTGCCCGCCTGTGGGGGGGCTCACAGCTGTGGGCCCGGCCCAGTCCCGGCCTGCGCCTGGCCCCAACGCAGACCCTGGCCCCGCGGCGGCTGCTGCGGCCCAATGACGCCGAGCTCCTGTGGCTGGAAGGGCAACCCTGCTTCGTGGTGGCCGATGCCTCCAAGGCGGGCAGCACCACGCTGCTGTGCCGCGACGGGCCCGGCTTTTACCCGCACCAGAGCCTGCACGCCTGGCACCGGGACACGGACGCTGAGGCCCTGGAGCTGGACGGCCGGCCCCATCTGCTGCTGGCCTCGGCTTCCCAGCGGCCCGTGCTCTTCCACTGGACCGGTGGCCGCTTCGAGAGACGCACAGACATCCCCGAGGCCGAGGATGTCTATGCCACACGCCACTTCCAGGCTGGTGGGGACGTGTTCCTGTGCCTCACACGCTACATTGGGGACTCCATG GTCATGCGCTGGGACGGCTCCATGTTTCGTCTGCTGCAGCAACTTCCCTCTCGCGGTGCCCACGTCTTCCAGCCACTGCTCATCGCCAGGGACCAGCTGGCCATCCTAGGCAGCGACTTCGCCTTCAGCCAGGTCCTCCGCCTTGAGCCTGACAAGGGGCTCCTGGAGCCACTGCAGGAGCTGGGGCCCCCGGCCCTGGTGGCTCCCCGTGCCTTCGCCCACATCACTATGGCCGGCAGACGCTTCCTCTTTGCTGCTTGCTTTAAGGGCCCCACACAGATCTACCAGCATCACGAGATCGACCTCAGTGCCTGA
- the FXYD1 gene encoding phospholemman isoform X2, with amino-acid sequence MWESKGTHCLICGVPPRTMASLGHILVFCVGLLTMAKAESPKEHDPFTYDYQSLQIGGLVIAGILFILGILIVLSRRCRCKFNQQQRTGEPDEEEGTFRSSIRRLSTRRR; translated from the exons ATGTGGGAGAGCAAGGGCACACACTGCCTAATCTGTGGTGTCCCCCCCAGGACAATGGCGTCTCTTGGCCACATCTTGGTTTTCTGTGTGGGTCTCCTCACCATGGCCAAGGCAG AAAGTCCAAAGGAACACGACCCGTTCACTTACG ACTACCAGTCCCTGCAGATCGGAGGCCTCGTCATCGCCGGGATCCTCTTCATCCTGGGCATCCTCATCGTGCTGA GCAGAAGATGCCGGTGCAAGTTCAACCAGCAGCAGAG GACTGGGGAACCCGATGAAGAGGAGGGAACTTTCCGCAGCTCCATCCGCC GTCTGTCCACCCGCAGGCGGTAG
- the FXYD1 gene encoding phospholemman isoform X1, producing MASLGHILVFCVGLLTMAKAESPKEHDPFTYDYQSLQIGGLVIAGILFILGILIVLSRRCRCKFNQQQRTGEPDEEEGTFRSSIRRLSTRRR from the exons ATGGCGTCTCTTGGCCACATCTTGGTTTTCTGTGTGGGTCTCCTCACCATGGCCAAGGCAG AAAGTCCAAAGGAACACGACCCGTTCACTTACG ACTACCAGTCCCTGCAGATCGGAGGCCTCGTCATCGCCGGGATCCTCTTCATCCTGGGCATCCTCATCGTGCTGA GCAGAAGATGCCGGTGCAAGTTCAACCAGCAGCAGAG GACTGGGGAACCCGATGAAGAGGAGGGAACTTTCCGCAGCTCCATCCGCC GTCTGTCCACCCGCAGGCGGTAG